A single Numenius arquata chromosome 1, bNumArq3.hap1.1, whole genome shotgun sequence DNA region contains:
- the FUNDC1 gene encoding FUN14 domain-containing protein 1, with protein sequence MAARRPRTASEHDSDDDSYEVLDLTEYARRHHWWNRMFGRNSGPIVEKYSVATQIVMGGVTGWCAGFLFQKVGKLAATAVGGGFLLLQIASHSGYVQVDWKRVEKDVNKAKKQLKKRANKAAPEINTLIEESTEFIKQNIVVSSGFVGGFLLGLAS encoded by the exons atggcggcgcggAGGCCCCGGACCGCCTCAG aacATGACAGTGATGATGATTCCTATGAAGTGTTGGATTTAACAGAGTATGCACGGCGTCACCATTGGTGGAATCGTATGTTTGGCCGGAATTCAGGACCAATTGTAGAAAAATATTCCGTAGCTACCCAGATTGTGATGGGCGGCGTGACTGGCTG GTGTGCGGGATTTTTGTTCCAGAAAGTCGGAAAGCTTGCAGCAACTGCAGTAGGTGGTGGCTTTCTTCTGCTTCAA ATCGCTAGTCATAGCGGATACGTACAAGTTGACTGGAAGAGAGTTGAAAAAGatgtaaacaaagcaaaaaaacagttaaaaaagcgTGCAAATAAGGCAGCACCTGAAATCAATACTCTAATTGAAGAG tcaACAGAATTTATCAAACAGAACATCGTGGTGTCCAGTGGATTTGTTGGAGGCTTTTTGTTAGGCCTGGCATCATAA